ACGAGTGACTCGAACACGGGAGGCGGGATTTGGCTGAAGTCAATGTGGTTCAGTCGTTGGTCAACGCAGTGCGAGACACGAGTGAATGGAGTAAAATGGAGAACACTCCTAAACTTTTGAATAAATTAGTGCAAATTTCTAAAAATTGGAATATTTATTGGCCGATTACAGGGAAATTGATTGATGATGTCTTGCTTGGTTGTTCCTTTTCGTCTTGGCCCAGGGATTCATTTTATAGCCAATTGAAGTTGGTTGATGTTCTAAGTCGGTTGATGACCTAAGTCGGCTGAATTCTGGACAAAAGCCATTAATTGCGTCAAGTTGCTCAACCAAATTCAACCCGTTTAGGCAATCTTTCGACTTATGATTATATGCAAAATGATCACACAACTACtgtgatcatttttttttgaacTTTTTATTTGGGTCGAGTTTAGATGAAGATGAGGATTGGCCGATTTCCTTATCCTTGTCGCGAGGTCACTTGGTCGCTCCGTTATCGATTTGTCCGCATTCTGTCTGATTTGGGCAATGCATGCCTTGGTCATTAGCTTGGGTGTTAGCCCCCTTGGCGCGATTTGATTGGCCCATGCGTGTTAGTCCATGTTTTATTTGGGTTCCCGTTGGGCCATttgccatttttttttatttatttgcgaaaatacacaaaattaaataatagacatcaaatttatttttgtctatttgtattttagagttttattttaaattattttgagatttaaattgttaaaacatctcctttaaataaatatttaatatatttttgacctttaattcaattattttggGATAAATTAATAcgatattttttctaaataattagttaatttatttttggcctttaatttaattattttgggataaatggatacaacatttttcataaataattatttaaattgtttttttcctttaatttaattattttaaaataaagaatatattatttttcctaaataatcatttcatttattttaaatcttgaATGAGTCTAATTTGATAAATTGGTTGAGTAAAATTTCATGTTTATAGTAACTTCAATTCTTTCATAGACATCACATGTTTCCTACATTTCATatctaataatttaatcacaactATGATAAGACATTTCATCCAGGAAAATTTGaccaaatgaccctaaaaagtattttaaatgcGTTTAAATGCTCTGGTGAATTTAATTGCGAAAATGGCCACTTCAAAATATTCTGAAGAAATTACTTCGCCGCATAATGTGAAGTGCATGATTGTCACGCGAAAGGAAAACTTGTGAAATTACCTCCGTTGCATAACGCGAATGGCACGATTGTCACGCGAAGGGCATGATCATTCTGAACTTTTCACAGATTTTTCCTTCATAAGACGATATTGCCCTTCGCGTTGCGCGGCAGAATAATTttgttagaatattttgaagtggtcatttacataattaaatttatcagcGCATTTAATGGCCTTTTTAGGGTTATTTCGTCCAATTTCTCGACTAAAAAAATGAGATATCATTTTTAGTTATTGTGTGAGAGATCATTTCTTTTTTCCAATTCTCCTCTTCTTGTACATTTTTGttctataataatattaagaaatttaggagaaaaaactaaaagaatctaaaaataactaattataaagTGAGACTAAgacacaaataattaaataattttcaagaTTTCTACTAAAACTCTTTATGAATGGTTTAAGCACCCATCAATTCCCCTAAAACatcttatattaaattttattccttcatcaaaacaaaattaaactaagtaaaaacaaatgaacaaatgATAAATTCATTCGTGACGGTAACTTCAATTCTTTCGAAGATAGGATATGTGTCAATCTATTTTGTTAATTCGTAAcgcaacaaaaaaaaaatatatcattctaaTTACAGTGTGAGATAAATTACTTAGTGTAATTTACCTTTTTCTcgtatatattttttctttttatatcgatattaaaaaatttaggagaaaaaagaaaaaaatctaaaataatacctaaaataaattataagaaacaCCCTGGTTAAtatttagagtttgtttgacgttgaattatttaaattatttattaatttttaaaattaaattatttggattttattgagttaagatttaaattttataataaaataattaatttcatacattaaaaaaatgaaaaaaacatcCTCAAATTTATGCCAAAACAAAGCCGGccagtctctctctctctctaagctctttCTTCCCCTACCTGTTCTTCTTGAAGAACTAAAACCTGTgaatttagagagataaatcAATCATTTATCAACTCAATAATCGAATCGATTATCTGAAATCTGAACATTGTGATCGATAACTCTTCTTCGTCTTAAGTTTAGCGGCGGGCAATGATCTTCAGCTCAGATCTCTGATCCTGGTAATTTCTCGACCGAAAAACCTATCCATCTACACTTGTACTTTCCACAACATGCATATTATACAGGATTAGATCGGCCTTCTCCAATTCCATGAATCTATGTCGCGGCTGTCGGTTCTCTTGGTTTGTATATTGATTTCATTTTCTGGGTACTAGTTGATTCTGGattcatttttatcatttggGTAGCTTTGTTCCTTTAAATGTTTCGATTTTGACAGTGATTTCATCAATTTAGGTTGAATTTGGTGCTATGTATGAATGGGTGTTTCGTATTTTGATGGTTCAGTTTTGCTATTTATTActgtttatttttattgaacttGAATCGAACAGTTGTTTAGACTATGATTCTTTACCTAACATAAGTATATCTCCATTTGAACTGTTTGGAATCTAGGTTCTTGTCAATGCTGTTCTGAATTTCCAACACCCAATTCTCAGTTATCAATTGTTCTTTCTCATAGTTATGCATGAGAAGGAAATAAAACTTTTAGTGGTCAAGTGTCTTCAAAAACCCTCTTTCGATGATGTGAATCGCCACAACCATTTGTTGGAATCTCTAGCCTTTTCGAAACATGCTCGAGCTCAAAATTGAGTCTAGCTATTCCATTTTAAAAGGCATAAGCTTTCTCCATTACTCTATACGAAACTTGGATATTTCTTATATTAGTCCAATCCTGAATTTGGACAGGTAATTACTACCCTAGTAAAGTAATTACTATCATAATAAATACTATCCTAATCactaattaacataaataacaacAATTAAATGAAATTAGTCATTCAAAACCTCAGATTAGTGCAAACTCGTAGAAATTTTAAGATGTAATTGGTGGGTTGTGTCTTGCTTAGTTAATAACCTCTCTTTGTGTTTTGTACTAATCATCAGTTTGTgcatttgttttttataaatataatgggATTACATGGTTTTCATGTTTCTGAAAGTAATTTACTTGTAATTTGTGTTTCTGTATCGGAATTCAGATGAGAAACAACCAATAAATCTCTGattgaatattcatatttacCTTTTTGAAGTTAACAGGGTTGCTTTTTACTGTACTGTCAGGTGAATAACACATACAATTATGTCATCCAATCCAATAGAAACTACTCCTGCTGTCGAAAGGGAAGAAGATGGAACAAACAACATCTCTTCTGTTATTAACTCTGATACTCCTCCTCTAGAGGATCACAATGACGAGTTTGAAGATCATCAAAACTCTACTGAAGATGCGCACAAGCAATTGGTGGTTTATGACTCTACTATGAATACTGACCCTATTAATTTCCATCTTGCAAATGCTGAAAGAAAATCGTTCCCAAATCAGTCTTCTAGAGTATTGCCAGCTGTGGGTGCTTTTACAGTCCAATGTGCTAACTGTTTCAAATGGAGGCTCATCCCAACTAAGAAAAAGTATGAGGAAATACGTGCATTTATTATGGAACGACCTTTTATCTGTGAAGCTGCTTGTGAGTGGCGGCCTGAAATATCTTGTGAAGATCCACCTGATATTACTCCTGACGGTAGTAGGGTCTGGGCAATTGATAAGCCTAGTATTGCTCAGCCTCCTCCTGGATGGCAACGGCTTCTGAGGATCAGAGGTGAAGGTGGATCCAAGTTTGCAGATGTGTAAGCTTCTAAATTCagttttttaatcttatatgtTTATTGATAAAACTGAAAGTTAAAGGATTGAATGCTGaaagaaacaaatgaaaataTTGGTATTTTAAGTATTTCAATACTTAAGTTGTTTTGATAAAATGTAGAACTAATGTTGAAAAATTACTTAAAGAGCATAATTTGATTATCCCACTTTCAATGCCTTTAAGTTAAAGGGAAGGTCATGATTGTGAGGTGTCAGACTAgctttttatataataaaaaggaacataattttgattagtTTAGATGGGTTAAAGTCAACTTTGTGCACTCTTATTATATTATCAGTTAAATCATATGTAGCTTTTTGAATTAGGCTTGATTCTACaggtttttagtttaatttgatagttcgttttttcaaataattcattcgaatattgatttagatgaataatgttttaaaatataccttaattatatatttgttcctaaaaaattaatgaatccATCGTTATGTTATGTCTTGTGGTTTCAGGTACTATGCGGCACCATCAGGCAAGAGAATGCGGTCAATGGTTGAAGTTCAAAGGTGCATTTTCTAGTCCTTGAAGTGTGAATTTTCTTGTGTTATATGGATATCGATTAATTTCCAAcattatgatatttaaaaaaactataattgtTGGAAAATTCACTTGTTTCTGAACATCCATCCAGGTTCTTGCTGGAACATCCTGAATATGTTGAAGCTGGGGTGAAACTGTCACAATTCTCATTTCAAGTACCAAGACCATTGCAGGAAAATTATGTGAGAAAGCGCCCTGCTCGATTGAGTGCTCCAATAGATGAATCTTCAAATGGTAagtaaatatctatttttttagtaaattacAGTCAGTATTGTGAATCTAGATAACACTTAAccacttaatttattttctataacatttaatctaaattaactTCAAACAATTTACATTTTCATCAAAATCTACATTAAACTGACTCTTATGTATACATGTTGCAGCTAAACCCTTAGCCCTGTTGGGCCCAAACGAGGATACTCAGGAAAATGAGAATGGTAGATTGCCTGAGCAAGGAGTTTCGAATAAGAAAGCAAAGACATCTTCATCTAGGCATAACAATGGAAGTGTTTATGATCATCTGAAGAATTTCGGAACTCCCGAATGGAGAAATGGTACTTTCTGATCCATCATCCATCGCTCTTAGTTGTTGACATGCcccttattttgtttttttttggataattcAATCTGCCAGATATATACTGTGTATGTGTTGTAGTGATGATATCTTTATGTTGAGCTATAATGAAGTAGAAGTGAAGATGATGATGTTGTATCTGACTGTTATGTATAAAAAGGAAACTTATCTTTTTTGGTTTATTTCATGTGATTCTTCTTCTATacttgaatattattttttatttcacttatattgaaaacatatactaattagtaaaagtAATCTAATGTGTTTGGTTGTGAAGACTCATCATAGCTTAGTAGTAGAGTTTAGAAATTTATGTCCTCAAATAATGAGTTCGAACCTTCACACTCAGATCATTTAGAAAAGAATTGTCCAATCTGGTTTAAACCTtattagtgttttttttatctccATTTTAGGATGCCCGGGAGATGGTCACCCTAGGCGGGAGATGGTCACCCTAGGCGGGTtcataaatttctttaaaaacaatgattctctaacatgattaagacataatttcatcttttttaGATCAAACCCCATTAAGTGTATTAGATTACTAACATAGCtaagaattaattaaagaaataagaATTTGAGGATCTTGCTAGAGTGTTggataacaaattataatatacaaaGTCCAAAATCTTAACATGTACATTTAATTTAGCCATCCTTAACTAAATCAAGAAAGCCATCCTTGTCCTATACATattttgaagagaaaaaaaaaataccaactTGGCCATTTTCCAAGCATGCAAAAAATCTACACTTTGAAACAATATTCAAAGTCAAAGATTTAGTAAGGGacatgaaacaaaacaaaaaaccaCAAAGATGTTGCTTATTGAAAAAGCTCATCCTTGCTAGTTGAAAGTAAACTAACCCGAACTTCTCGATGAGATTACTCGTCAAGATTGTCCCTCTCTTTTATCATCTCAATCCTCTCCAGTGTCTCCTTCATGTTATATCTCTTTTCCAATTTTGTCTCGGCGCATGCTAACCCTATTTGTAACAACTTGATTATCTCTCCTTCGCTACCCTTTGTGTCCCCCATATCCTTATCGAACACATCCTCAGTCAACTCATCGGGGGACACTGACTGGACCCATGACAATAAGTCAGAGTCAATTGACTTACCTTGTTGCCACCAACTCGTGGGGAACTTTCCTGTCAAGATTTCTAGGATTAAAATTCCGAAGCTCCATACGTCAGTTTTCTTGGTGATGCGATGGTTTTGTTTGTATTCGGGTGACTTATAGGAGATCATAATACTTTCGGCGTGTTCGGGATTCACAACTGGGGCTAGACCGTAGTCCATTAGAATAGGCTCCATGGATTTGTTGAGGAGAACGTTTGAAGACTTGAGATGGCCGTGAGGGGCCATTATGCCGGGGAGCTCGTTGTAAAGGCATTGAAGACCCCTTGCCACTCCCTTGATGATTTTCAATCGGATTGGCCAATCGAGGGCTGGGCCGTGAGATCGAGATCGATTTCCtgcaattaacaaaattaattgagttaaaatatgaaaaacaaatcaattttaaaaaatatatatgaaattaatcaaaaaaaatatacaatagttaaaatcataatttgtttattaataaaaaaaattgtaacaaatgattaatttatggGTGGTTGTTAATTGAGTTCGGttggttttttaaataaatttaaattaatcctATTACGACAAACACTTCGATTCCGCCCTACTTCAATTAAAGCTaaccctaatatatatatataaataataattctaacatgttttaaactatttttaaaaaattaattaaataaaattgagtgtaaaaaaactttaatataataacaattttaaataaatttatttattaaataaagacataaaatataagtttaaaaatttgtaaaaaaatccaaaattataatattaattattacatttCGAGATCATACATCGAAACTTAATAGGTTGATTATACTCAATCAAGATCATCTATATTCAGTCTTATAATCGAACTCATTAGATctaatattcaattattttatgcGGGTTATACTCAATTCAGATCTTATATCTTATATTCTACTTTGGCTCCCCGGTCATAAGAAAATACTATTCAAAGAAAATTGTACTATAGAAActaactaataatttattttggaaatccaaattaataaagaaaaactaGAATAATTCAAAATGAACCCATTTATTCATTAGCTATATACTAACTAATCATTTCATCACAaacctaaaaatcaaaactttaaaacaaaaaacaaagaCAGAGAGACAAAGAGAAGTAAATCATACCATGAAGATGAACAGACAAGCAGACATTAGGAACAAACTCAGTAAGCAATAGCTTTTCCTCTTCCATATAACAATAAGCCACAATAGGAAGTAAATTCCCATTTTTCAATTTCCCCAATCTACTCATATGTTCTTGAAACTCTTC
This is a stretch of genomic DNA from Impatiens glandulifera chromosome 4, dImpGla2.1, whole genome shotgun sequence. It encodes these proteins:
- the LOC124936027 gene encoding methyl-CpG-binding domain-containing protein 2-like, encoding MSSNPIETTPAVEREEDGTNNISSVINSDTPPLEDHNDEFEDHQNSTEDAHKQLVVYDSTMNTDPINFHLANAERKSFPNQSSRVLPAVGAFTVQCANCFKWRLIPTKKKYEEIRAFIMERPFICEAACEWRPEISCEDPPDITPDGSRVWAIDKPSIAQPPPGWQRLLRIRGEGGSKFADVYYAAPSGKRMRSMVEVQRFLLEHPEYVEAGVKLSQFSFQVPRPLQENYVRKRPARLSAPIDESSNAKPLALLGPNEDTQENENGRLPEQGVSNKKAKTSSSRHNNGSVYDHLKNFGTPEWRNGTF